The Pirellulimonas nuda genome includes a region encoding these proteins:
- a CDS encoding circularly permuted type 2 ATP-grasp protein — MSMAKTPAPSATGPSASMSSMKIACPPGVYNEAFDDSSAGRGAPRPHWDALFSAINALPAGDFAERAVRANRLLQEDGVTFDVFAREEEARGPLKLDLLPLIEPADDWQAASHGLDQRARLLDEVVRDLHGPQRLVRQGLLPGEVVFRHPGFLRAFHGLRPAEEPRLDFYAAELARSPSGAWWVMADRTDAPTGLGFAIENRLVSLRSVPQLLHDLGVQRIASFFAGFQQTLTEHVARRADAPRIALLTSGPEATFHFEDVFLARYLGFTLVEGGDLAVRNSRVFLKTLDGLAPIDVLFSRGNERGLDPLELGGAWRHGVPGLLGAVRAGGVKLANTPGCGLVEAPILMAFLPPLCQALLGEPLAMPSVATWWCGDASALAYVLANLESLVVKPAFEPSGREEIIVHKLSIDGRRQLADRIRADPAAFVAQELIARSAAPVWHGDHLEAGHVAVRAFSYRHGEQYRTLPGGLVRVAPTSEPMELAITAGDQSKDLWVLAGGEIDRVTLLEPPHRLAPLRRTGAMFPSRVADNLFWLGISMQRSDHLARLIRCTVDRLSAESEKEVPEVATLARALVQVGQIAPDFVLEDFSRRLPSLAKALPRAACDPGEPRGLAGSVAELRRLASQVRDWISHDTWRRLHGAAGAFLHGAASGDADLELLNRLLDDLLGGLAAATGLVQEGMTRGPAWRFLDMGRRIEAARNVASLVDAAAEAESLARPEVLKALLDVVNCQMTYRVRYLDRMQQHAVMDLVLVDETNPHSLAYQVVRLAEHVEALPSASNHPLRSLHARLAIAAVHAVRMLTLEELAESPPVRLISLFSEIETGMSDLRDRLTAKYLVHSGPPRQMAEDPMLRS, encoded by the coding sequence ATGAGCATGGCAAAGACGCCCGCACCCAGCGCCACGGGCCCGTCGGCATCGATGAGCTCGATGAAGATCGCCTGCCCCCCAGGCGTCTACAACGAGGCGTTCGACGACTCGTCGGCCGGCAGGGGCGCCCCGCGGCCGCACTGGGACGCCCTGTTTTCAGCGATCAACGCGTTGCCCGCGGGGGATTTCGCCGAGCGGGCCGTCCGCGCCAACCGCTTGCTTCAGGAAGACGGCGTCACGTTCGACGTGTTCGCCCGCGAAGAAGAGGCCCGCGGCCCCCTGAAGCTCGACCTGCTGCCGCTGATCGAGCCGGCGGACGACTGGCAGGCGGCCTCGCACGGCCTCGATCAACGCGCCCGGCTGCTGGACGAGGTGGTCCGCGACCTGCACGGCCCGCAGCGGCTGGTGCGCCAGGGGCTGCTGCCCGGCGAGGTGGTCTTCCGGCACCCGGGGTTCCTCCGCGCATTCCACGGGCTGCGTCCCGCAGAAGAGCCGCGACTCGACTTCTACGCGGCCGAGCTGGCCCGCTCTCCCAGCGGCGCGTGGTGGGTGATGGCGGACCGCACCGACGCCCCCACGGGGCTCGGCTTTGCGATCGAGAACCGCCTGGTGTCGCTACGCAGCGTCCCGCAGTTGCTGCACGACCTGGGGGTGCAGCGGATCGCGTCGTTCTTCGCCGGCTTCCAGCAAACGCTCACCGAGCACGTGGCGCGTCGGGCAGACGCGCCGCGGATCGCCCTGCTCACCTCCGGCCCCGAAGCGACGTTCCACTTCGAGGACGTCTTCCTTGCGAGGTACTTGGGCTTCACCCTGGTCGAGGGGGGAGACCTGGCGGTGCGCAACAGCCGCGTCTTCCTCAAGACGCTGGACGGGCTGGCGCCTATCGACGTGCTGTTCTCCCGCGGCAACGAGCGCGGGCTCGACCCGCTGGAGCTGGGGGGCGCCTGGCGGCACGGGGTCCCCGGGCTGCTGGGGGCGGTGCGGGCCGGCGGGGTCAAGCTGGCCAACACGCCGGGCTGCGGGCTGGTCGAGGCGCCCATCCTGATGGCGTTCTTGCCGCCGCTGTGCCAGGCGCTGCTGGGCGAGCCCCTGGCGATGCCGTCGGTCGCTACCTGGTGGTGCGGCGACGCGTCTGCGCTGGCCTACGTGCTGGCCAACCTCGAGTCGCTGGTCGTGAAGCCCGCGTTCGAGCCCAGCGGGCGCGAAGAGATCATCGTCCACAAGCTCTCCATCGACGGCCGGCGCCAGTTGGCGGACCGCATCCGCGCCGACCCGGCCGCCTTCGTGGCTCAAGAGCTGATCGCCCGCTCGGCGGCGCCCGTGTGGCACGGCGACCACCTGGAGGCGGGCCACGTGGCGGTGCGGGCGTTCTCCTACCGGCACGGGGAGCAGTACCGCACGCTGCCCGGCGGGCTGGTGCGCGTGGCGCCCACCTCCGAACCGATGGAGCTGGCCATCACCGCCGGCGATCAGAGCAAAGACCTGTGGGTGCTGGCCGGGGGCGAGATCGACCGCGTCACCCTGCTGGAGCCCCCGCACCGCCTGGCGCCGCTCCGCCGCACCGGGGCGATGTTCCCCAGCCGGGTGGCGGACAACCTGTTCTGGTTGGGCATCTCGATGCAGCGCAGCGACCACCTGGCGCGGCTGATCCGCTGCACGGTCGACAGGCTCAGCGCCGAGAGCGAGAAGGAGGTGCCCGAGGTCGCGACGCTCGCCCGGGCGCTGGTGCAGGTGGGGCAGATCGCCCCCGACTTTGTGCTGGAAGACTTCAGCCGCCGGCTGCCGTCGCTCGCCAAGGCGCTCCCCCGGGCCGCGTGCGACCCCGGCGAGCCGCGTGGGCTGGCCGGCAGCGTCGCCGAGCTGCGCCGGCTGGCGTCGCAGGTGCGGGACTGGATCAGCCACGACACCTGGCGCCGGCTGCACGGCGCCGCCGGGGCGTTCTTGCACGGCGCGGCCAGCGGCGACGCCGACCTGGAGCTGCTCAACCGCTTGCTGGACGACCTGCTGGGGGGCCTGGCCGCCGCCACGGGGCTGGTGCAAGAAGGGATGACCCGCGGCCCCGCCTGGCGGTTCCTCGACATGGGCCGGCGCATCGAGGCGGCCCGCAACGTCGCCAGCCTGGTAGACGCAGCCGCCGAGGCCGAGTCGCTCGCGCGGCCGGAGGTGCTCAAGGCGCTGCTGGACGTCGTGAACTGCCAGATGACCTACCGGGTGCGCTACCTCGACCGCATGCAGCAGCACGCGGTGATGGACCTAGTTCTGGTAGACGAGACGAACCCCCACTCGCTGGCGTACCAGGTGGTGCGGCTGGCGGAGCACGTTGAGGCGCTCCCGTCGGCCAGCAACCACCCGCTGCGCAGCCTGCACGCCCGGCTGGCGATCGCCGCGGTGCACGCGGTGCGGATGCTCACGCTTGAAGAGCTGGCCGAATCCCCCCCGGTGCGGCTGATCTCCTTGTTCTCCGAGATCGAGACCGGCATGTCCGACCTGCGCGACCGGCTCACCGCAAAGTACCTTGTCCACTCGGGTCCTCCGCGCCAGATGGCCGAAGACCCCATGCTGCGTTCCTAA
- a CDS encoding transglutaminase family protein, with protein sequence MPIRVALHHKTSYHYDRRVSLGPQAVRLRPAAHCRTPVSAYSLKIEPDDHFINWQQDPFGNFIARLLFHTPTDKFSVTVDLVAEMTTINPFNFFVADEAAEFPFKYDSDLRHDLLSFLEPAKETPRFLEYFHSLDATPRRTLDFVVDINQRLQKDISYLIRMEPGVQSPEETLTTGSGSCRDSAWLLAELLRKFGMASRFVSGYLIQLAPDVKPLDGPPGPEADFTDLHAWTEVFLPGAGWIGLDPTSGLLAGEGHLPLAATPMPQTAAPISGGVEPCECEFEFDMTVTRVHEDPRVTKPYTDAQWDAVDRLGAEVDARLVAGDVRLTMGGEPTFVSIDDMEGAEWNTAAVGPMKQQRSDQLIRRLRDRFAPGGLMHYGQGKWYPGESLPRWSYACLWRADGEPIWSNPKLFGEVSEPGEASIEEAARLLGGLCDRLMVDDRWARPAYEDPLHTLSIEQRLPTDVDPTKFDLDSPEERRRLAKMLERGAARPVGYVLPLTRAWWQARPRWTSGPWPFRSDRLLLVPGDSPVGLRLPLESLPKVGVADLGRFYPEDPHRPRTGLPEYERLREAARQRAQDPVEATITRQERRDALYETPAWDEEGPPPLAPLGVVRTAMCIEPRDGRLHIFMPPVHTLEDYLELVAAIEETAETLDTPVVIEGYLPPADHRLKVIKVTPDPGVIEVNIQPGSNWDELKEITQGVYEDAHQTRLGTEKFQLDGRHSGTGGGNHLVLGGPTPGDSPFLRRPDMLRSLIGYWNNHPSLSYLFSGLFIGPTSQAPRVDEGRRDAMYELELAFKQVPDFGSTPPWLVDRVFRNLMVDLTGNTHRAEICIDKLFSPDSSTGRLGLVELRAFEMPPHVRMSLVQQLLVRALTVMFWEKPHTDPLIHWGTALHDRFMLPLPLTKDFDRVLSDLAEAGMRLDPAWFAPHIEFRCPRIGVFEREGIEVELRTAIEPWYVLGEEPGGGGTARYVDSSVERLQVLVDGLVTDRYALACNGVRVPLKPTGQVGQHFSGVRYRAWQPPSCLHPTIPVNTPLVFDLVDLHNHRSLGGARYYVDHPGGINSANFPVNALEAESRRGGRFTEIGHTGGRLEPRTLPRHPDFPHTLDLRWASV encoded by the coding sequence ATGCCGATCCGAGTCGCCCTCCACCACAAGACCTCGTACCACTACGACCGCAGGGTCAGCCTCGGCCCCCAGGCGGTGCGGCTGCGGCCCGCGGCCCACTGCCGCACGCCGGTCAGCGCTTACTCGTTGAAGATCGAGCCGGACGACCACTTCATCAACTGGCAGCAGGACCCGTTCGGCAACTTCATTGCGCGGCTGCTGTTCCACACGCCGACCGACAAGTTTAGCGTCACGGTGGACCTGGTGGCCGAGATGACCACCATCAACCCGTTCAACTTCTTCGTCGCCGACGAGGCGGCCGAGTTCCCCTTCAAGTACGACTCCGACCTCAGGCACGACCTGCTGAGCTTCCTCGAGCCGGCCAAGGAGACGCCCAGGTTCCTCGAGTACTTCCACTCGCTCGACGCCACGCCGCGGCGGACGCTCGACTTCGTGGTCGACATCAACCAGCGGCTGCAGAAGGACATCAGCTACCTGATCCGGATGGAGCCGGGCGTGCAGTCGCCCGAAGAGACGCTCACCACCGGCAGCGGCTCGTGCCGCGACTCGGCCTGGTTGCTGGCGGAGCTGCTGCGGAAGTTCGGCATGGCGAGCCGGTTTGTGTCCGGGTACCTGATCCAACTGGCGCCCGACGTCAAGCCGCTCGACGGCCCCCCCGGCCCCGAGGCCGACTTCACCGACCTGCACGCCTGGACGGAGGTCTTCCTGCCGGGCGCCGGCTGGATCGGCCTCGACCCCACCTCGGGGCTGCTGGCGGGCGAGGGGCACCTGCCGCTGGCCGCCACCCCGATGCCGCAGACCGCGGCCCCGATCTCCGGCGGGGTGGAGCCGTGCGAGTGCGAGTTCGAATTCGACATGACCGTCACGCGCGTCCACGAAGACCCACGCGTCACCAAGCCCTACACCGACGCCCAGTGGGACGCGGTCGACCGGCTCGGCGCCGAGGTCGACGCACGCCTGGTGGCCGGCGACGTGCGGCTGACGATGGGGGGCGAGCCGACCTTCGTGTCGATCGACGACATGGAGGGCGCCGAGTGGAACACCGCCGCGGTCGGTCCGATGAAGCAGCAACGCAGCGACCAGCTCATCCGCCGGCTGCGCGACCGCTTCGCCCCCGGCGGGCTGATGCACTACGGCCAAGGGAAGTGGTACCCCGGCGAGTCGCTGCCCCGTTGGTCGTACGCCTGCCTGTGGCGTGCCGACGGCGAGCCGATCTGGTCGAACCCCAAGCTGTTCGGCGAGGTCTCCGAGCCGGGCGAGGCCAGCATCGAAGAGGCCGCGCGGCTGTTGGGGGGCCTGTGCGACCGGCTGATGGTGGACGACCGCTGGGCCCGCCCCGCGTACGAGGACCCGTTGCACACGCTGTCGATCGAGCAGCGGCTCCCCACCGACGTCGACCCGACCAAGTTCGATCTAGATTCTCCCGAAGAGCGCCGCCGGCTCGCCAAGATGCTGGAACGCGGCGCCGCCCGGCCGGTGGGCTACGTGCTGCCGCTCACCCGCGCCTGGTGGCAGGCCCGCCCACGCTGGACCAGCGGCCCCTGGCCGTTCCGCTCCGACCGCTTGCTGCTGGTGCCGGGCGATTCGCCCGTGGGCCTGCGGCTGCCGCTGGAGAGCCTGCCGAAGGTGGGCGTCGCGGACCTCGGCCGGTTCTACCCGGAAGACCCGCACCGCCCCCGCACGGGTCTGCCGGAGTACGAGCGGCTGCGCGAGGCCGCGCGGCAACGCGCCCAGGACCCGGTCGAGGCGACCATCACCCGTCAGGAGCGCCGCGACGCGTTGTACGAGACCCCCGCGTGGGACGAAGAAGGCCCCCCCCCGCTGGCGCCGCTGGGCGTGGTGCGGACGGCCATGTGCATCGAGCCGCGCGACGGCCGGCTGCACATCTTCATGCCGCCGGTCCACACGCTGGAGGACTACCTCGAGCTGGTCGCGGCGATCGAAGAAACGGCCGAGACGCTCGACACGCCGGTAGTGATCGAGGGCTACCTCCCCCCGGCCGACCACCGGCTGAAGGTGATCAAGGTGACCCCCGACCCCGGGGTGATCGAGGTGAACATCCAGCCCGGCAGCAATTGGGACGAGCTGAAGGAGATCACCCAAGGGGTGTACGAAGACGCCCACCAGACGCGGCTGGGGACCGAGAAGTTCCAGCTCGACGGCCGGCACTCCGGCACCGGCGGGGGCAACCACCTGGTGCTCGGCGGGCCGACGCCGGGCGACAGCCCGTTCCTCCGCCGCCCCGACATGCTGCGGAGCCTGATCGGCTACTGGAACAACCACCCGTCGCTGTCGTACTTGTTCTCCGGCTTGTTCATCGGCCCCACCAGCCAGGCGCCGCGTGTCGACGAGGGGCGCCGCGACGCGATGTACGAGCTGGAGTTGGCGTTCAAGCAGGTGCCCGACTTCGGCAGCACCCCCCCGTGGCTGGTCGACCGCGTCTTCCGCAACCTGATGGTCGACCTGACGGGCAACACCCACCGGGCCGAGATCTGCATCGACAAGCTCTTCTCCCCCGACTCGTCGACCGGGCGGCTGGGGCTGGTCGAGCTGCGGGCGTTCGAGATGCCGCCCCACGTGCGGATGAGCCTGGTGCAGCAGTTGTTGGTGCGCGCCCTGACGGTGATGTTCTGGGAGAAGCCCCACACCGACCCGCTGATCCATTGGGGCACGGCGCTGCACGACCGGTTCATGCTGCCGCTGCCGCTCACCAAGGACTTCGACCGCGTGCTGAGCGACCTGGCCGAGGCGGGCATGAGGCTGGACCCCGCGTGGTTTGCCCCCCACATCGAGTTCCGCTGCCCGCGGATCGGCGTGTTCGAGCGGGAGGGGATCGAGGTGGAGCTGCGTACGGCGATCGAGCCCTGGTACGTGCTGGGCGAGGAGCCGGGCGGGGGCGGGACCGCGCGGTACGTCGACTCCTCTGTCGAGCGCCTGCAGGTGCTGGTCGATGGCCTGGTGACCGACCGCTACGCGCTGGCCTGCAACGGCGTTCGCGTGCCGCTCAAGCCGACCGGGCAGGTGGGCCAGCACTTTTCCGGCGTGCGCTACCGCGCATGGCAGCCCCCGAGCTGCTTGCACCCGACGATCCCGGTGAACACCCCGCTGGTGTTCGACCTGGTCGACCTGCACAACCACCGATCGCTGGGGGGGGCCCGCTACTACGTGGACCACCCCGGGGGGATCAACTCGGCCAATTTCCCGGTCAACGCCCTGGAGGCGGAGAGCCGCCGCGGGGGGCGGTTTACCGAGATCGGCCACACCGGCGGACGCCTGGAACCCCGCACCCTCCCACGCCACCCCGACTTCCCCCACACGCTCGACCTGCGGTGGGCGTCGGTGTGA
- a CDS encoding circularly permuted type 2 ATP-grasp protein has product MHSNGDQTAFDELGQSLEQPRHPSLARSLGTLSLETLSQRQHVAETDLRERGITFAVYGHGDGAEKVWPFDVVPRPIAASEWTMIEQGLTQRIIALNLFLDDVYGDQKILDDGVVPRELVMTSESYQPKLEGFRPPAGVWTHVTGTDLVRHNDGVVYVLEDNLRCPSGVSYVLENRELMKRVLPEVFQGTAIAPIEDYPERLLQTLLETAPTPDNPRAVLLTPGIYNSAYFEHTFLAQQMGVELVLNSDLVVQDGRVWVRTTHGLERVDVIYRRIDDDFLDPECFRPDSMLGVPGLMDVYFRGGVTLANAPGAGIADDKAIYQYVPEIIQYYLSEDAILPNVPTFICSDPAQCSHVLENMAELVVKPTNASGGYGICLGPRATKEELAACAAAVRSDPRNYIAQPMLTLSTVPTIIDGKLAPRHVDLRPFVLYGSSVRILPGGLTRVALVEGSMIVNSSQGGGSKDTWVLQD; this is encoded by the coding sequence ATGCATTCCAACGGCGACCAAACGGCCTTTGACGAACTGGGCCAGAGCCTCGAGCAGCCCCGCCACCCCTCGCTGGCGCGGAGCCTGGGGACGCTGTCGCTCGAGACGCTCTCGCAACGCCAGCACGTCGCCGAGACCGACCTGAGGGAACGCGGGATCACGTTTGCCGTGTACGGGCACGGCGACGGCGCCGAGAAGGTGTGGCCCTTTGACGTGGTCCCCCGGCCTATCGCCGCGTCGGAATGGACGATGATCGAGCAGGGGCTCACCCAGCGGATCATCGCCCTGAACCTGTTCCTGGACGACGTGTACGGCGACCAGAAGATCCTGGACGACGGCGTCGTGCCGCGCGAGCTGGTCATGACGTCCGAGAGCTACCAGCCGAAGCTGGAGGGCTTCCGCCCGCCGGCCGGGGTGTGGACCCACGTCACCGGCACCGACCTGGTGCGGCACAACGACGGCGTTGTGTACGTGCTTGAGGACAACCTCCGCTGCCCGTCCGGCGTGTCGTACGTGTTGGAGAACCGCGAGCTGATGAAGCGGGTGCTCCCCGAGGTGTTCCAGGGGACCGCGATCGCCCCGATCGAGGACTACCCGGAGCGCCTGCTGCAAACCCTGCTCGAAACCGCCCCCACGCCAGACAACCCCCGGGCGGTGCTGCTGACCCCCGGGATCTACAACTCGGCCTACTTCGAGCACACCTTCCTGGCCCAGCAGATGGGGGTCGAGCTGGTGCTCAATTCCGACCTGGTGGTGCAGGACGGGCGGGTGTGGGTCCGCACCACGCACGGGCTGGAGCGGGTCGACGTCATCTACCGTCGGATCGACGACGACTTCCTCGACCCGGAGTGCTTCCGCCCCGACTCGATGCTGGGGGTGCCCGGGCTGATGGACGTCTACTTCCGCGGCGGGGTCACCCTGGCCAACGCCCCGGGCGCCGGCATCGCCGACGACAAAGCCATCTACCAGTACGTGCCGGAGATCATCCAGTACTACCTGTCGGAAGACGCCATCCTGCCGAACGTGCCGACCTTCATCTGCTCCGACCCCGCTCAGTGCAGCCACGTGCTAGAGAACATGGCGGAGCTGGTGGTCAAGCCGACCAACGCCTCGGGGGGCTACGGCATCTGCCTCGGCCCGCGGGCCACCAAAGAAGAGCTGGCCGCCTGCGCCGCCGCGGTGCGGAGCGACCCCCGCAACTACATCGCCCAGCCGATGCTGACGCTGTCCACCGTCCCCACCATCATCGACGGCAAGCTGGCCCCCCGGCACGTCGACCTGCGGCCGTTCGTCCTGTACGGCTCGTCGGTGCGGATCCTGCCGGGAGGGCTGACGCGTGTGGCGCTCGTCGAGGGGTCGATGATCGTCAACTCCTCGCAGGGGGGCGGCAGCAAGGACACCTGGGTGCTGCAAGACTGA
- a CDS encoding alpha-E domain-containing protein, whose translation MLSRVADAIYWMSRYVERAENIARFIDVNQSLALGGAHSQWSPLIYASGDEAPYKKLYADDYSRERVLNFLLLERDNPNSLSQCVRAARENARAVRGELTTAMWEAVNRFYLRVREAELDPAEVLRNPSALIQRVKRSSHQVIGVTAATLSHTEAWSFSQLGRLIERADKTSRILDVKYYTLLPNPLAVGSTLDVVQWSALLESTSSLHMYRKRFGQISPKNVAEFLILDRYFPRSMHFCVNHAEQCLRTISGSAPGFFTNTAEQTMGQLNSRLNYASIDEIVTSGMHEFIDDFQRRLNDIGEAIFQTFFFVPPMQTQTQSQQA comes from the coding sequence ATGCTGAGTCGAGTCGCAGACGCGATCTACTGGATGAGCCGCTACGTTGAGCGGGCGGAGAACATCGCCCGTTTTATCGACGTGAACCAGTCGCTTGCGCTGGGGGGCGCCCACTCGCAGTGGTCTCCGCTGATCTACGCCAGCGGCGACGAGGCCCCCTACAAGAAGCTGTACGCCGACGACTACAGCCGCGAGAGGGTGCTCAACTTCCTGCTGCTGGAACGCGACAACCCCAACTCCTTGAGCCAGTGCGTGCGGGCCGCCCGCGAGAACGCCCGGGCCGTACGCGGCGAGCTGACCACCGCCATGTGGGAGGCCGTGAACCGGTTCTACCTGCGGGTGCGCGAGGCAGAGCTGGACCCCGCGGAGGTGCTGCGGAACCCCTCGGCGCTCATCCAGCGCGTCAAGCGCTCAAGCCACCAGGTGATCGGGGTGACCGCGGCGACGCTGTCGCACACCGAGGCCTGGAGCTTCAGCCAGCTCGGGCGGCTGATCGAGCGGGCCGACAAGACCTCGCGGATCCTCGACGTGAAGTACTACACCCTGCTGCCCAACCCCCTGGCGGTCGGGTCGACGCTGGACGTGGTGCAGTGGTCGGCGCTGCTGGAGTCGACCAGCTCGCTGCACATGTACCGCAAGCGGTTCGGGCAGATCAGCCCCAAGAACGTGGCGGAGTTCTTGATCCTGGACCGCTACTTCCCGCGGTCGATGCACTTCTGCGTGAACCACGCAGAGCAGTGCCTGCGGACCATCTCCGGCTCGGCGCCCGGGTTCTTCACCAACACCGCCGAGCAGACGATGGGGCAGCTCAACTCCCGGCTCAACTACGCCTCGATCGATGAAATCGTTACTTCCGGAATGCATGAGTTTATCGACGACTTCCAACGCCGATTGAACGATATCGGAGAAGCGATCTTCCAAACGTTCTTCTTCGTCCCGCCGATGCAGACACAGACCCAGTCGCAGCAGGCGTGA
- a CDS encoding U32 family peptidase, whose amino-acid sequence MPLPPANPRPPELLAPAGNRECIEAAIENGADAVYFGLQVGFNARGRATNLTLEELPEVMDHLHLRGLRGYVTVNTLAFTDELPRLESHLRAIAEAGVDAALVQDLGVARLARVVCPTLALHASTQMTMTCAEMIAVAAQLGIERVVLARELSLKEIRKIAAETTVELETFVHGALCVAYSGQCLTSESLGGRSANRGECAQACRLAYELECDGQPVELGDVKYLLSPQDLAAYELLPDLIDAGVASLKIEGRLKTPEYVANVCRHYRAAIDSAVAGRPLKFNPASRRELELSFSRGFSPGWTAGNDHKRLVPGLSSSKRGVLIGRVVKLRDEKLEVELTQPLRRGDGIVLEGDREAGEEVGGSVYEVLRRGRPVDDAASGRLTLLMEHGLLADADVWPDQLIWQTSDPQLTKRLRGSFGGSKPSRTVDLAVHARVVVGRPIEVEATCSDGVRVSVTHDYLPETARKHPASEATLREQFDRLGGSGFRLASFTAKIGGQPMTPLSVLGAIRKQMLAQLAEARQHKPAATLGAADAAQQMIQSAGEDASGGGDAPAEPQLSVLCRSLAQLRAALDAGARHVYADLHDLREYRPAVAAAHAAGAQIHLATLRIHKPGENGLFLNLQKHGGDGWLVRNLAALDFARRHEIPAVADFSLNVTNPITAAWLIEQGAAWLTASYDLNRDQVLELAAATPPRWLEVVVHQHMPMFHMEHCVFCAVLSPGKNKTDCGRPCDRHQVELTDRVGVKHVLHADIGCRNTLYNGAPQSGAEAVAPLIGLGVRRFRIELLRDAPPDETKRLVGLYQDLLAGRATGAEVWRSLRAANRLGVTRGPLEAARNPLAVL is encoded by the coding sequence ATGCCGCTGCCCCCCGCCAACCCCCGCCCCCCCGAGCTGCTGGCCCCCGCCGGCAACCGCGAATGCATCGAGGCGGCCATCGAGAACGGCGCCGACGCGGTCTACTTCGGCCTGCAAGTAGGCTTCAACGCCCGTGGCCGGGCGACCAATCTGACGCTTGAAGAGCTGCCAGAGGTGATGGACCACCTCCACCTCCGCGGCCTGCGGGGCTACGTGACCGTTAACACGCTGGCGTTCACGGACGAGCTCCCCAGGCTCGAGTCGCACCTCCGCGCGATCGCCGAGGCAGGGGTCGACGCGGCGCTGGTGCAAGACCTGGGGGTGGCCCGGCTGGCCCGCGTGGTCTGCCCCACGCTGGCGCTGCACGCCAGCACGCAGATGACCATGACCTGCGCGGAGATGATCGCCGTCGCCGCGCAGCTCGGGATCGAGCGCGTGGTGCTGGCCCGCGAGCTGTCGCTCAAAGAGATCCGCAAGATCGCCGCCGAGACCACGGTCGAGCTCGAAACGTTTGTCCACGGCGCGTTGTGCGTGGCCTACAGCGGCCAGTGCCTGACCAGCGAGTCGCTGGGCGGGCGCAGCGCCAACCGCGGCGAGTGCGCCCAGGCCTGCCGGCTGGCGTACGAGCTGGAGTGCGACGGTCAGCCGGTCGAGCTGGGGGACGTCAAATACCTGCTGAGCCCGCAAGACCTGGCCGCCTACGAGCTGCTGCCCGACTTGATCGACGCCGGCGTGGCGTCGCTGAAGATCGAGGGCCGGCTCAAAACGCCCGAGTACGTGGCCAACGTCTGCCGCCACTACCGCGCGGCGATCGACAGCGCCGTCGCCGGTCGGCCGCTGAAGTTCAACCCCGCGTCGCGCCGCGAGCTAGAGCTGAGCTTCTCGCGCGGCTTCTCCCCCGGCTGGACCGCCGGCAACGACCACAAGCGGCTGGTCCCCGGGCTGTCGAGCTCCAAACGCGGCGTGCTGATCGGCCGCGTGGTGAAGCTGCGTGACGAGAAGCTCGAAGTCGAGCTCACCCAGCCGCTCCGCCGCGGCGACGGCATCGTGCTAGAAGGAGACCGCGAAGCGGGCGAGGAAGTCGGGGGCTCTGTCTACGAGGTGCTCCGCCGCGGCCGGCCGGTGGACGACGCCGCCTCGGGACGCCTGACCCTGCTGATGGAGCACGGCCTGCTGGCCGACGCCGACGTCTGGCCCGACCAGCTCATCTGGCAGACCTCCGACCCACAGCTCACCAAGCGCCTGCGGGGCTCGTTCGGAGGGAGCAAGCCGTCGCGCACGGTCGACCTAGCCGTGCACGCACGCGTCGTGGTCGGGCGGCCGATCGAGGTCGAGGCGACGTGCAGCGACGGCGTCCGCGTAAGCGTGACGCACGACTACCTGCCCGAGACCGCCCGCAAGCACCCCGCCAGCGAGGCGACGCTCCGCGAGCAGTTCGACCGCCTCGGCGGCAGCGGGTTCCGCCTGGCGAGCTTCACCGCCAAGATCGGCGGCCAGCCGATGACGCCCCTAAGCGTGCTGGGCGCCATCCGCAAGCAGATGCTGGCGCAGCTCGCCGAGGCCCGCCAGCACAAGCCGGCGGCGACGCTCGGCGCGGCAGACGCTGCGCAGCAGATGATCCAATCGGCCGGCGAAGACGCAAGCGGCGGCGGCGACGCCCCCGCCGAGCCCCAACTGAGCGTCCTGTGCCGCTCGCTCGCGCAGCTCCGCGCGGCGCTCGACGCCGGCGCCCGGCACGTCTACGCAGACCTGCACGACCTCCGCGAGTACCGCCCCGCGGTCGCCGCTGCGCACGCCGCCGGCGCACAAATCCATCTGGCCACGCTCCGCATCCACAAGCCGGGCGAGAACGGGTTGTTCCTCAACCTGCAGAAGCACGGCGGCGACGGCTGGCTGGTGCGCAACCTGGCGGCGCTCGACTTTGCCCGCCGCCATGAGATTCCGGCGGTGGCCGACTTCTCGCTGAACGTCACCAACCCGATCACGGCCGCGTGGCTCATCGAGCAGGGCGCCGCCTGGCTGACCGCCAGCTACGACCTGAACCGCGACCAGGTGCTGGAGCTGGCCGCGGCTACGCCGCCGCGTTGGCTGGAGGTGGTGGTCCACCAGCACATGCCGATGTTCCACATGGAGCACTGCGTGTTTTGCGCCGTGCTCTCCCCCGGCAAGAACAAGACCGACTGCGGCCGCCCCTGCGACCGCCACCAGGTAGAGCTAACCGACCGCGTCGGCGTCAAGCACGTGCTGCACGCCGACATCGGCTGCCGCAACACGCTGTACAACGGCGCCCCGCAGAGCGGCGCCGAAGCGGTCGCGCCGCTGATCGGCCTGGGTGTGCGGCGGTTCCGCATCGAGCTGCTGCGCGACGCGCCGCCCGACGAAACCAAACGCCTCGTGGGCCTCTACCAAGACCTGCTCGCCGGGCGCGCGACGGGCGCCGAGGTGTGGCGATCGCTGCGGGCCGCCAACCGGCTGGGCGTGACCCGCGGGCCGCTAGAAGCGGCACGGAACCCGCTGGCGGTGCTGTAG